Proteins encoded together in one Phyllostomus discolor isolate MPI-MPIP mPhyDis1 chromosome 6, mPhyDis1.pri.v3, whole genome shotgun sequence window:
- the SLC35F6 gene encoding solute carrier family 35 member F6 — translation MAWTKYQLFLAGLMLVTGSINTLSAKWADNFVAQGCGGSKEHSFQHPFLQAVGMFLGEFSCLAAFYLLRCRAARHPDASVDLQQPFNPLLFLPPALCDMTGTSIMYVALNMTSASSFQMLRGAVIIFTGLFSVAFLGRRLVLSQWLGILTTIAGLVVVGLADLLSKHDDQHKLSEVITGDLLIIMAQVIVAIQMVLEEKFVYKHNVHPLRAVGTEGLFGFVILSLLLVPMYYIPAGSFSGNPRGTLEDALDAFCQVGRQPLIALALLGNISSIAFFNFAGISVTKELSATTRMVLDSLRTVVIWALSLALGWEAFHALQILGFLILLTGTALYNGLHRPLLARLARGQPPADEGERERLLDASRTAINDTS, via the exons ATGGCCTGGACCAAGTACCAGCTGTTCCTGGCCGGGCTCATGCTCGTCACCGGCTCCATCAACACACTCTCGGCAAA GTGGGCAGACAACTTCGTGGCCCAGGGCTGCGGCGGAAGCAAGGAGCACAGCTTCCAGCATCCCTTCCTCCAG GCCGTGGGCATGTTCCTGGGGGAGTTCTCCTGCCTGGCTGCCTTCTACCTACTCCGGTGCAGAGCTGCGAGGCACCCGGACGCCAGCGTGGATCTCCAGCAGCCCTTCAACCCCCTTCTTTTCCTGCCCCCGGCCCTCTGCGACATGACCGGGACCAGCATCATGTATGTGG CCCTGAACATGACCAGCGCCTCCAGTTTCCAGATGCTGCGCGGAGCGGTGATCATATTCACAGGCCTGTTCTCAGTGGCCTTCCTGGGGCGGAGGCTGGTGCTGAGCCAGTGGCTGGGCATCCTCACGACCATCGCGGGGCTGGTGGTGGTGGGCCTGGCCGACCTCCTGAGCAAGCATGACGACCAGCACAAGCTCAGCGAAGTGATCACAG GGGACCTGCTGATCATCATGGCCCAGGTCATCGTCGCCATCCAGATGGTGCTGGAGGAGAAGTTCGTCTACAAGCACAATGTGCACCCCCTGCGGGCCGTCGGCACTGAGG GCCTCTTCGGCTTCGTGATCCTGTCCCTGCTGCTGGTGCCCATGTACTACATCCCCGCCGGCTCCTTCAGCGGGAACCCTCGAGGGACCCTGGAGGATGCGCTGGACGCCTTCTGCCAAGTGGGCCGGCAGCCGCTCATCGCCCTGGCGCTGCTGGGCAACATCAGCAGCATCGCCTTCTTCAACTTTGCGGGCATCAGCGTCACCAAGGAGCTGAGCGCCACCACCCGCATGGTGCTGGACAGCCTGCGGACTGTCGTCATCTGGGCtctcagcctggccctgggctgggaggccttcCACGCGCTGCAGATCCTCGGCTTCCTCATCCTCCTGACGGGCACGGCCCTCTACAACGGGCTGCACCGCCCGCTGCTGGCCCGCCTGGCCCGAGGCCAGCCCCCGGCGGACGAGGGCGAGCGAGAGAGACTGCTGGATGCCTCGCGGACTGCCATCAACGACACCAGCTGA